A single genomic interval of Haloactinospora alba harbors:
- a CDS encoding MbtH family protein, which translates to MSNPFEQDDAAYLVLVNGEGQHSLWPAFAEVPDGWEVALGESSRADALDYVERNWTDMRPASLVAELDGQ; encoded by the coding sequence ATGAGCAACCCCTTCGAGCAGGACGACGCCGCCTACCTGGTGCTGGTGAACGGCGAGGGGCAGCACTCGCTGTGGCCCGCGTTCGCCGAGGTGCCCGACGGGTGGGAGGTGGCGCTGGGCGAGTCGTCCCGCGCCGACGCGCTGGACTACGTCGAGCGCAACTGGACCGACATGCGCCCGGCGAGCCTCGTCGCCGAACTCGACGGCCAGTGA
- a CDS encoding ArsR family transcriptional regulator: MSSIRLTPEDMGRVRFAGTTPVLIETVHAIERLLADAQRNRGWSRYARNRLASLAVVRSDLADASAHAPEALSWLLPEPGSGEPIRTPPPEGSARLQSTAAVLSRVLHTAVLPFEGRLRALQTEASARYGRLVASRGAAAALERLGDRARWNGGRLELADGGSGEVRTGGAGLPLLPSVFLESGPRLVLLPAASGQGPRPALVFPAFDSYEAIDSLVSESRPGSERLSRLLGQTRAAILAEVVTPMSTSELAAALYVSPTTISEHTAVLRDAGLITTSRDQNRVRHQVTRLGVALLHSHGADAGGELPGPHLDGPLSQPA, from the coding sequence TTGTCGAGCATCCGCCTCACCCCCGAGGACATGGGACGGGTCCGTTTCGCGGGGACGACCCCCGTGCTCATCGAGACCGTCCACGCGATCGAGCGCCTGCTGGCCGACGCGCAACGCAACCGGGGGTGGAGCCGTTACGCGCGCAACCGGCTCGCGTCGCTCGCGGTCGTGCGTTCGGACCTGGCGGACGCCTCGGCGCACGCGCCGGAGGCGTTGTCGTGGCTCCTTCCGGAACCCGGGAGCGGCGAGCCCATCCGCACCCCTCCCCCGGAGGGGTCGGCGCGGCTGCAGTCCACCGCGGCCGTGCTGTCGCGGGTGCTGCACACCGCCGTTCTCCCGTTCGAGGGGCGCCTCCGGGCGTTGCAGACGGAGGCCAGCGCCCGCTACGGGAGGCTGGTCGCCTCCCGGGGGGCGGCCGCCGCGCTGGAGCGGCTCGGTGACCGGGCGCGGTGGAACGGGGGCCGGCTGGAGCTGGCCGACGGCGGCAGCGGCGAGGTCCGTACCGGCGGTGCGGGGCTGCCGCTGCTGCCGTCCGTGTTCCTGGAGTCCGGGCCGCGGCTGGTACTCCTGCCGGCGGCGTCCGGGCAGGGGCCCCGCCCCGCGCTGGTGTTCCCCGCCTTCGACTCCTACGAGGCCATCGACTCCCTCGTGTCGGAGTCGCGGCCCGGGTCGGAGCGGTTGAGCCGCCTGCTGGGCCAGACCCGGGCGGCGATCCTGGCCGAGGTGGTGACGCCCATGTCCACGAGCGAGCTCGCCGCGGCGCTGTACGTGTCCCCCACCACGATCAGCGAGCACACCGCGGTCCTGCGCGACGCCGGGCTGATCACGACGTCCCGGGACCAGAACCGGGTGCGGCACCAGGTCACCCGGCTGGGTGTGGCGCTGCTGCACAGCCACGGCGCCGACGCGGGCGGGGAACTCCCCGGCCCGCACCTGGACGGCCCGCTGAGCCAGCCGGCGTGA
- a CDS encoding ABC transporter permease has translation MTPTTEAPPRAPRRGRIGPVRGVQHSLTLANRNIRYIVRSPSTLVDTVIQPILFLLVFVFLFGGEISGGWQNYLQTLVPGLMVQITMYASIGTGIALNTDISKGVFDRFRSLPIARSAPLVGAVLGDVVRYVVALAVLLALAFALGFRVQTSVPEVALACVLTLLFGLTLCWLSVLIGMMATSPQAVPGIAMAIILPLTFGSNIFASPESMPRWLELWVGVNPVSYFVDAVRGLTIGGPTTGPVLTSLAAVVLIHLVVFPGAIRAYLRRAR, from the coding sequence ATGACCCCCACCACCGAAGCCCCACCGCGCGCCCCCCGGCGCGGCCGTATCGGCCCCGTCCGGGGCGTCCAGCACAGCCTGACCCTGGCGAACCGCAACATCCGCTACATCGTGCGCTCCCCGTCCACGCTGGTGGACACCGTCATCCAACCCATCCTGTTCCTGCTGGTGTTCGTGTTCCTGTTCGGCGGGGAGATCTCCGGCGGGTGGCAGAACTACCTACAGACGCTCGTGCCCGGGCTCATGGTGCAGATCACCATGTACGCCAGCATCGGCACCGGTATCGCGTTGAACACCGACATCTCCAAGGGGGTGTTCGACCGGTTCCGCAGCCTGCCCATCGCCCGGTCGGCGCCGCTGGTCGGCGCGGTGCTGGGTGACGTGGTGCGTTACGTGGTGGCACTGGCCGTGCTGCTGGCACTGGCGTTCGCCCTCGGGTTCCGGGTGCAGACCAGCGTGCCCGAGGTGGCCCTCGCCTGCGTCCTGACGCTCCTGTTCGGTCTCACCCTGTGCTGGCTGTCCGTCCTCATCGGGATGATGGCCACCAGCCCGCAGGCGGTCCCCGGGATCGCCATGGCGATCATCCTGCCGCTGACGTTCGGCAGCAACATCTTCGCCTCCCCGGAGAGCATGCCGCGGTGGTTGGAACTGTGGGTCGGGGTGAACCCGGTGAGCTACTTCGTGGACGCCGTGCGGGGACTGACCATCGGCGGCCCCACGACCGGGCCCGTCCTGACGAGTCTCGCCGCGGTGGTCCTCATCCACCTGGTCGTGTTCCCCGGCGCCATCCGGGCGTACCTGCGGCGGGCCCGGTGA